A genome region from Nycticebus coucang isolate mNycCou1 chromosome 22, mNycCou1.pri, whole genome shotgun sequence includes the following:
- the MAP7D1 gene encoding MAP7 domain-containing protein 1 isoform X9, producing MESGPHVELGPGSPPAVVARTPLEPRPSPEGDPSPPPPPMSALVPDTPPDTPPAMKNATSPKQIPLEPESPPGQVMPRPAPPQEESPSSEAKSRGPTPPAIGPRDARPPRRSSQPSPTAVPTSDSPPTKQDVKKAGERHKLAKERREERAKYLAAKKAVWLEKEEKAKVLREKQLQERRRRLEEQRLKAEQRRAALEERQRQKLEKNKERYEAAIQRSVKKTWAEIRQQRWSWAGALHHSSPGHKTNRSLQLSAWESSIVDRLMTPTLSFLARSRSAVTLPRNGRDQAVPVCPRSASASPLTPPCSAPRSAHRCAPVGERRKPSAGGSPAPVRRRPEASPVQKKEKKDKERENEKEKSALARERSLKKRQSLPATPRPRLSSSAASELSPKSKARPSSPSTSWHRPASPCPSPGPGHALPPKPPSPRGTTAAHKGRVRRKDEAKESVSVAGPEDKNHSKSKASNEKEPTAPVSPAPSPVPSPTPALPQKEQPTADSPADIALLTSPPAPAPPVTPSKPMAGTTDREEATRLLAEKRRQAREQREREEQERRLQAERDKRMREEQLAREAEARAEREAEARRREEQETREKAQAEQEQQERMQKQKEEAEARSREEAERQRLEREKHFQREEQERQERKKRLEEIMKRTRKSEAAETKISLEPDCFSSSKQKQDRKEATANSFTPDPAKVVEARPSGLQKEAVQKEEPALQEPQWSLPSKELPGPLVNGLQPLPAHQENGFSSKGPSGDKSLGRAPEALLPFAEAEAFLKKAVVQPPQVTEVL from the exons CCGTGGTAGCCAGGACCCCACTGGAGCCGAGACCTTCTCCAGAAGGGGACCCttccccaccacctcctccaATGTCAGCCCTGGTCCCAGACACTCCCCCGGACACCCCTCCTGCCATGAAGAATGCCACTAGCCCTAAGCAGATTCCACTGGAACCAGAGAGCCCCCCAGGGCAGGTCATGCCTAGGCCAGCCCCTCCACAAGAAGAGTCCCCTTCCTCAGAAGCAAAGAGCAGGGGACCCACTCCACCAGCCATAGGCCCACGGGATGCCAGGCCTCCTCGAAGGAGCAGCCAGCCATCCCCAACAGCAGTGCCAACCTCTGACAGCCCTCCTACCAAGCAAG ATGTGAAGAAGGCAGGAGAGAGACACAAGCTAGCAAAGGAGCGGCGAGAAGAGCGGGCCAAGTACTTGG CCGCCAAGAAGGCAGTGtggctggagaaggaagagaaggccaAGGTACTGCGGGAGAAGCAGCTCCAGGAGCGGAGGAGGCGGCTGGAGGAGCAGCGGCTTAAAGCTGAGCAACGCCGTGCAGCCCTGGAGGAGCGGCAGCGGCAGAAGCTTGAGAAAAACAAG GAGCGCTATGAAGCAGCCATCCAGCGGTCAGTGAAGAAGACATGGGCTGAAATCCGGCAGCAGCGCTGGTCCTGGGCAGGGGCCCTGCACCATAGCTCCCCAGGACACAAGACCA ATCGAAGCCTGCAGCTGAGCGCATGGGAGAGCAGCATCGTGGATCGTCTGATGACGCCCACCCTCTCCTTCCTGGCTCGGAGTCGTAGCGCGGTCACACTGCCCCGAAACGGCCGTGACCAGG CCGTGCCAGTGTGCCCGCGCTCGGCCTCTGCAAGCCCCCTGACGCCGCCGTGCAGCGCCCCGCGAAGTGCGCACCGCTGCGCCCCCGTCGGGGAGCGCCGCAAGCCCAGCGCTGGGGGCAGCCCCGCTCCGGTCCGCCGGCGGCCAGAGGCCTCACCC GtgcagaaaaaggagaaaaaggataaGGAGCGGGAAAATGAGAAGGAGAAGAGCGCCCTAGCCCGGGAGCGCAGCCTCAAGAAGCGCCAGTCGCTGCCCGCCACCCCGCGCCCTCGCCTTTCCTCCAGCGCTGCCTCTGAGCTCAG CCCCAAATCCAAGGCCCGGCCATCCTCTCCCTCCACTTCCTGGCATAGGCCTGCCTCCCCCTGCCCCAGTCCAGGGCCAGGCCATGCTCTGCCTCCAAAACCACCATCCCCTCGAGGAACCACAGCAGCACACAAGGGTCGGGTTCGCAGGAAGGATGAAGCAAAGGAGAGTGTGAGTGTGGCAGGGCCTGAGGACAAGAACCACAGCAAGAGCAAGGCCAGCAATGAGAAGGAGCCCACAGCCCCAGTTTCACCAGCACCCTCGCCTGTGCCCtcacccaccccagccctgccccagaagGAGCAGCCCACAGCAGACAGCCCTGCAG ATATTGCTCTCTTGACCTCACCCCCAGCCCCTGCTCCCCCGGTGACCCCTAGCAAACCAATGGCCGGCACCACAGACCGGGAGGAAGCTACTCGGCTCCTAGCTGAGAAGCGGCGCCAGGCCCGGGAGCAGCGGGAGCGCGAGGAACAGGAGCGGAGGCTACAGGCCGAAAGGGACAA GCGAATGCGAGAGGAGCAGCTGgctcgggaggcagaggcccgGGCGgagcgggaggctgaggcccggAGGCGGGAGGAGCAGGAGACGCGAGAGAAGGCGCAGGCCGAGCAGGAGCAGCAGGAGCGGATGCAGAAGCAG AAAGAGGAGGCTGAAGCTCGGTCGCGGGAAGAAGCGGAGCGGCAGCGCCTGGAGCGGGAAAAGCACTTTCAGCGAGAGGAACAGGAGCGGCAAGAGCGCAAAAAG CGTCTGGAGGAGATAATGAAGAGGACTCGGAAGTCAGAAGCTGCTGAAACCAAG ATATCCCTGGAGCCTGACTGCTTTTCCTCTTCAAAGCAGAAGCAGGATAGAAAGGAGGCCACTGCCAACAGTTTCACCCCAG ACCCTGCCAAAGTAGTAGAAGCACGGCCCTCAGGACTGCAGAAGGAAGCTGTGCAGAAAGAGGAGCCAGCCCTCCAGGAGCCCCAGTGGAG CCTGCCTAGCAAGGAGCTGCCAGGGCCTCTGGTGAATGGCCTGCAGCCTCTCCCTGCACACCAGGAGAATGGCTTTTCCTCCAAGGGACCCTCTGGGGACAAGAGTCTGGGCAGAGCACCAGAGGCACTCCTGCCCTTTGCAGAGGcagaagccttcctcaagaaagctGTGGTACAGCCCCCACAGGTCACAG AAGTCCTTTAA
- the MAP7D1 gene encoding MAP7 domain-containing protein 1 isoform X3, which yields MESGPHVELGPGSPPAVVARTPLEPRPSPEGDPSPPPPPMSALVPDTPPDTPPAMKNATSPKQIPLEPESPPGQVMPRPAPPQEESPSSEAKSRGPTPPAIGPRDARPPRRSSQPSPTAVPTSDSPPTKQDVKKAGERHKLAKERREERAKYLAAKKAVWLEKEEKAKVLREKQLQERRRRLEEQRLKAEQRRAALEERQRQKLEKNKERYEAAIQRSVKKTWAEIRQQRWSWAGALHHSSPGHKTSGSRCSVSAVNLPKHVDSIINKRLSKSSATLWNSPSRNRSLQLSAWESSIVDRLMTPTLSFLARSRSAVTLPRNGRDQAVPVCPRSASASPLTPPCSAPRSAHRCAPVGERRKPSAGGSPAPVRRRPEASPVQKKEKKDKERENEKEKSALARERSLKKRQSLPATPRPRLSSSAASELSPKSKARPSSPSTSWHRPASPCPSPGPGHALPPKPPSPRGTTAAHKGRVRRKDEAKESVSVAGPEDKNHSKSKASNEKEPTAPVSPAPSPVPSPTPALPQKEQPTADSPADIALLTSPPAPAPPVTPSKPMAGTTDREEATRLLAEKRRQAREQREREEQERRLQAERDKRMREEQLAREAEARAEREAEARRREEQETREKAQAEQEQQERMQKQKEEAEARSREEAERQRLEREKHFQREEQERQERKKRLEEIMKRTRKSEAAETKISLEPDCFSSSKQKQDRKEATANSFTPDPAKVVEARPSGLQKEAVQKEEPALQEPQWSLPSKELPGPLVNGLQPLPAHQENGFSSKGPSGDKSLGRAPEALLPFAEAEAFLKKAVVQPPQVTEVL from the exons CCGTGGTAGCCAGGACCCCACTGGAGCCGAGACCTTCTCCAGAAGGGGACCCttccccaccacctcctccaATGTCAGCCCTGGTCCCAGACACTCCCCCGGACACCCCTCCTGCCATGAAGAATGCCACTAGCCCTAAGCAGATTCCACTGGAACCAGAGAGCCCCCCAGGGCAGGTCATGCCTAGGCCAGCCCCTCCACAAGAAGAGTCCCCTTCCTCAGAAGCAAAGAGCAGGGGACCCACTCCACCAGCCATAGGCCCACGGGATGCCAGGCCTCCTCGAAGGAGCAGCCAGCCATCCCCAACAGCAGTGCCAACCTCTGACAGCCCTCCTACCAAGCAAG ATGTGAAGAAGGCAGGAGAGAGACACAAGCTAGCAAAGGAGCGGCGAGAAGAGCGGGCCAAGTACTTGG CCGCCAAGAAGGCAGTGtggctggagaaggaagagaaggccaAGGTACTGCGGGAGAAGCAGCTCCAGGAGCGGAGGAGGCGGCTGGAGGAGCAGCGGCTTAAAGCTGAGCAACGCCGTGCAGCCCTGGAGGAGCGGCAGCGGCAGAAGCTTGAGAAAAACAAG GAGCGCTATGAAGCAGCCATCCAGCGGTCAGTGAAGAAGACATGGGCTGAAATCCGGCAGCAGCGCTGGTCCTGGGCAGGGGCCCTGCACCATAGCTCCCCAGGACACAAGACCA GTGGGAGCAGGTGCTCCGTGTCGGCAGTAAACCTGCCCAAACACGTGGACTCTATAATCAACAAGCGGCTCTCAAAGTCCTCTGCCACGCTCTGGAACTCCCCCAGTAGAA ATCGAAGCCTGCAGCTGAGCGCATGGGAGAGCAGCATCGTGGATCGTCTGATGACGCCCACCCTCTCCTTCCTGGCTCGGAGTCGTAGCGCGGTCACACTGCCCCGAAACGGCCGTGACCAGG CCGTGCCAGTGTGCCCGCGCTCGGCCTCTGCAAGCCCCCTGACGCCGCCGTGCAGCGCCCCGCGAAGTGCGCACCGCTGCGCCCCCGTCGGGGAGCGCCGCAAGCCCAGCGCTGGGGGCAGCCCCGCTCCGGTCCGCCGGCGGCCAGAGGCCTCACCC GtgcagaaaaaggagaaaaaggataaGGAGCGGGAAAATGAGAAGGAGAAGAGCGCCCTAGCCCGGGAGCGCAGCCTCAAGAAGCGCCAGTCGCTGCCCGCCACCCCGCGCCCTCGCCTTTCCTCCAGCGCTGCCTCTGAGCTCAG CCCCAAATCCAAGGCCCGGCCATCCTCTCCCTCCACTTCCTGGCATAGGCCTGCCTCCCCCTGCCCCAGTCCAGGGCCAGGCCATGCTCTGCCTCCAAAACCACCATCCCCTCGAGGAACCACAGCAGCACACAAGGGTCGGGTTCGCAGGAAGGATGAAGCAAAGGAGAGTGTGAGTGTGGCAGGGCCTGAGGACAAGAACCACAGCAAGAGCAAGGCCAGCAATGAGAAGGAGCCCACAGCCCCAGTTTCACCAGCACCCTCGCCTGTGCCCtcacccaccccagccctgccccagaagGAGCAGCCCACAGCAGACAGCCCTGCAG ATATTGCTCTCTTGACCTCACCCCCAGCCCCTGCTCCCCCGGTGACCCCTAGCAAACCAATGGCCGGCACCACAGACCGGGAGGAAGCTACTCGGCTCCTAGCTGAGAAGCGGCGCCAGGCCCGGGAGCAGCGGGAGCGCGAGGAACAGGAGCGGAGGCTACAGGCCGAAAGGGACAA GCGAATGCGAGAGGAGCAGCTGgctcgggaggcagaggcccgGGCGgagcgggaggctgaggcccggAGGCGGGAGGAGCAGGAGACGCGAGAGAAGGCGCAGGCCGAGCAGGAGCAGCAGGAGCGGATGCAGAAGCAG AAAGAGGAGGCTGAAGCTCGGTCGCGGGAAGAAGCGGAGCGGCAGCGCCTGGAGCGGGAAAAGCACTTTCAGCGAGAGGAACAGGAGCGGCAAGAGCGCAAAAAG CGTCTGGAGGAGATAATGAAGAGGACTCGGAAGTCAGAAGCTGCTGAAACCAAG ATATCCCTGGAGCCTGACTGCTTTTCCTCTTCAAAGCAGAAGCAGGATAGAAAGGAGGCCACTGCCAACAGTTTCACCCCAG ACCCTGCCAAAGTAGTAGAAGCACGGCCCTCAGGACTGCAGAAGGAAGCTGTGCAGAAAGAGGAGCCAGCCCTCCAGGAGCCCCAGTGGAG CCTGCCTAGCAAGGAGCTGCCAGGGCCTCTGGTGAATGGCCTGCAGCCTCTCCCTGCACACCAGGAGAATGGCTTTTCCTCCAAGGGACCCTCTGGGGACAAGAGTCTGGGCAGAGCACCAGAGGCACTCCTGCCCTTTGCAGAGGcagaagccttcctcaagaaagctGTGGTACAGCCCCCACAGGTCACAG AAGTCCTTTAA
- the MAP7D1 gene encoding MAP7 domain-containing protein 1 isoform X8: protein MESGPHVELGPGSPPAVVARTPLEPRPSPEGDPSPPPPPMSALVPDTPPDTPPAMKNATSPKQIPLEPESPPGQVMPRPAPPQEESPSSEAKSRGPTPPAIGPRDARPPRRSSQPSPTAVPTSDSPPTKQDVKKAGERHKLAKERREERAKYLAAKKAVWLEKEEKAKVLREKQLQERRRRLEEQRLKAEQRRAALEERQRQKLEKNKERYEAAIQRSVKKTWAEIRQQRWSWAGALHHSSPGHKTSGSRCSVSAVNLPKHVDSIINKRLSKSSATLWNSPSRNRSLQLSAWESSIVDRLMTPTLSFLARSRSAVTLPRNGRDQAVPVCPRSASASPLTPPCSAPRSAHRCAPVGERRKPSAGGSPAPVRRRPEASPVQKKEKKDKERENEKEKSALARERSLKKRQSLPATPRPRLSSSAASELSPKSKARPSSPSTSWHRPASPCPSPGPGHALPPKPPSPRGTTAAHKGRVRRKDEAKESVSVAGPEDKNHSKSKASNEKEPTAPVSPAPSPVPSPTPALPQKEQPTADSPAAPAPPVTPSKPMAGTTDREEATRLLAEKRRQAREQREREEQERRLQAERDKRMREEQLAREAEARAEREAEARRREEQETREKAQAEQEQQERMQKQKEEAEARSREEAERQRLEREKHFQREEQERQERKKRLEEIMKRTRKSEAAETKKQDRKEATANSFTPDPAKVVEARPSGLQKEAVQKEEPALQEPQWSLPSKELPGPLVNGLQPLPAHQENGFSSKGPSGDKSLGRAPEALLPFAEAEAFLKKAVVQPPQVTEVL from the exons CCGTGGTAGCCAGGACCCCACTGGAGCCGAGACCTTCTCCAGAAGGGGACCCttccccaccacctcctccaATGTCAGCCCTGGTCCCAGACACTCCCCCGGACACCCCTCCTGCCATGAAGAATGCCACTAGCCCTAAGCAGATTCCACTGGAACCAGAGAGCCCCCCAGGGCAGGTCATGCCTAGGCCAGCCCCTCCACAAGAAGAGTCCCCTTCCTCAGAAGCAAAGAGCAGGGGACCCACTCCACCAGCCATAGGCCCACGGGATGCCAGGCCTCCTCGAAGGAGCAGCCAGCCATCCCCAACAGCAGTGCCAACCTCTGACAGCCCTCCTACCAAGCAAG ATGTGAAGAAGGCAGGAGAGAGACACAAGCTAGCAAAGGAGCGGCGAGAAGAGCGGGCCAAGTACTTGG CCGCCAAGAAGGCAGTGtggctggagaaggaagagaaggccaAGGTACTGCGGGAGAAGCAGCTCCAGGAGCGGAGGAGGCGGCTGGAGGAGCAGCGGCTTAAAGCTGAGCAACGCCGTGCAGCCCTGGAGGAGCGGCAGCGGCAGAAGCTTGAGAAAAACAAG GAGCGCTATGAAGCAGCCATCCAGCGGTCAGTGAAGAAGACATGGGCTGAAATCCGGCAGCAGCGCTGGTCCTGGGCAGGGGCCCTGCACCATAGCTCCCCAGGACACAAGACCA GTGGGAGCAGGTGCTCCGTGTCGGCAGTAAACCTGCCCAAACACGTGGACTCTATAATCAACAAGCGGCTCTCAAAGTCCTCTGCCACGCTCTGGAACTCCCCCAGTAGAA ATCGAAGCCTGCAGCTGAGCGCATGGGAGAGCAGCATCGTGGATCGTCTGATGACGCCCACCCTCTCCTTCCTGGCTCGGAGTCGTAGCGCGGTCACACTGCCCCGAAACGGCCGTGACCAGG CCGTGCCAGTGTGCCCGCGCTCGGCCTCTGCAAGCCCCCTGACGCCGCCGTGCAGCGCCCCGCGAAGTGCGCACCGCTGCGCCCCCGTCGGGGAGCGCCGCAAGCCCAGCGCTGGGGGCAGCCCCGCTCCGGTCCGCCGGCGGCCAGAGGCCTCACCC GtgcagaaaaaggagaaaaaggataaGGAGCGGGAAAATGAGAAGGAGAAGAGCGCCCTAGCCCGGGAGCGCAGCCTCAAGAAGCGCCAGTCGCTGCCCGCCACCCCGCGCCCTCGCCTTTCCTCCAGCGCTGCCTCTGAGCTCAG CCCCAAATCCAAGGCCCGGCCATCCTCTCCCTCCACTTCCTGGCATAGGCCTGCCTCCCCCTGCCCCAGTCCAGGGCCAGGCCATGCTCTGCCTCCAAAACCACCATCCCCTCGAGGAACCACAGCAGCACACAAGGGTCGGGTTCGCAGGAAGGATGAAGCAAAGGAGAGTGTGAGTGTGGCAGGGCCTGAGGACAAGAACCACAGCAAGAGCAAGGCCAGCAATGAGAAGGAGCCCACAGCCCCAGTTTCACCAGCACCCTCGCCTGTGCCCtcacccaccccagccctgccccagaagGAGCAGCCCACAGCAGACAGCCCTGCAG CCCCTGCTCCCCCGGTGACCCCTAGCAAACCAATGGCCGGCACCACAGACCGGGAGGAAGCTACTCGGCTCCTAGCTGAGAAGCGGCGCCAGGCCCGGGAGCAGCGGGAGCGCGAGGAACAGGAGCGGAGGCTACAGGCCGAAAGGGACAA GCGAATGCGAGAGGAGCAGCTGgctcgggaggcagaggcccgGGCGgagcgggaggctgaggcccggAGGCGGGAGGAGCAGGAGACGCGAGAGAAGGCGCAGGCCGAGCAGGAGCAGCAGGAGCGGATGCAGAAGCAG AAAGAGGAGGCTGAAGCTCGGTCGCGGGAAGAAGCGGAGCGGCAGCGCCTGGAGCGGGAAAAGCACTTTCAGCGAGAGGAACAGGAGCGGCAAGAGCGCAAAAAG CGTCTGGAGGAGATAATGAAGAGGACTCGGAAGTCAGAAGCTGCTGAAACCAAG AAGCAGGATAGAAAGGAGGCCACTGCCAACAGTTTCACCCCAG ACCCTGCCAAAGTAGTAGAAGCACGGCCCTCAGGACTGCAGAAGGAAGCTGTGCAGAAAGAGGAGCCAGCCCTCCAGGAGCCCCAGTGGAG CCTGCCTAGCAAGGAGCTGCCAGGGCCTCTGGTGAATGGCCTGCAGCCTCTCCCTGCACACCAGGAGAATGGCTTTTCCTCCAAGGGACCCTCTGGGGACAAGAGTCTGGGCAGAGCACCAGAGGCACTCCTGCCCTTTGCAGAGGcagaagccttcctcaagaaagctGTGGTACAGCCCCCACAGGTCACAG AAGTCCTTTAA
- the MAP7D1 gene encoding MAP7 domain-containing protein 1 isoform X1 yields the protein MESGPHVELGPGSPPAVVARTPLEPRPSPEGDPSPPPPPMSALVPDTPPDTPPAMKNATSPKQIPLEPESPPGQVMPRPAPPQEESPSSEAKSRGPTPPAIGPRDARPPRRSSQPSPTAVPTSDSPPTKQDVKKAGERHKLAKERREERAKYLAAKKAVWLEKEEKAKVLREKQLQERRRRLEEQRLKAEQRRAALEERQRQKLEKNKERYEAAIQRSVKKTWAEIRQQRWSWAGALHHSSPGHKTSGSRCSVSAVNLPKHVDSIINKRLSKSSATLWNSPSRNRSLQLSAWESSIVDRLMTPTLSFLARSRSAVTLPRNGRDQGRGGDSGRALTPGRARASLTPRPQPDRTHPSPAVPVCPRSASASPLTPPCSAPRSAHRCAPVGERRKPSAGGSPAPVRRRPEASPVQKKEKKDKERENEKEKSALARERSLKKRQSLPATPRPRLSSSAASELSPKSKARPSSPSTSWHRPASPCPSPGPGHALPPKPPSPRGTTAAHKGRVRRKDEAKESVSVAGPEDKNHSKSKASNEKEPTAPVSPAPSPVPSPTPALPQKEQPTADSPADIALLTSPPAPAPPVTPSKPMAGTTDREEATRLLAEKRRQAREQREREEQERRLQAERDKRMREEQLAREAEARAEREAEARRREEQETREKAQAEQEQQERMQKQKEEAEARSREEAERQRLEREKHFQREEQERQERKKRLEEIMKRTRKSEAAETKQKQDRKEATANSFTPDPAKVVEARPSGLQKEAVQKEEPALQEPQWSLPSKELPGPLVNGLQPLPAHQENGFSSKGPSGDKSLGRAPEALLPFAEAEAFLKKAVVQPPQVTEVL from the exons CCGTGGTAGCCAGGACCCCACTGGAGCCGAGACCTTCTCCAGAAGGGGACCCttccccaccacctcctccaATGTCAGCCCTGGTCCCAGACACTCCCCCGGACACCCCTCCTGCCATGAAGAATGCCACTAGCCCTAAGCAGATTCCACTGGAACCAGAGAGCCCCCCAGGGCAGGTCATGCCTAGGCCAGCCCCTCCACAAGAAGAGTCCCCTTCCTCAGAAGCAAAGAGCAGGGGACCCACTCCACCAGCCATAGGCCCACGGGATGCCAGGCCTCCTCGAAGGAGCAGCCAGCCATCCCCAACAGCAGTGCCAACCTCTGACAGCCCTCCTACCAAGCAAG ATGTGAAGAAGGCAGGAGAGAGACACAAGCTAGCAAAGGAGCGGCGAGAAGAGCGGGCCAAGTACTTGG CCGCCAAGAAGGCAGTGtggctggagaaggaagagaaggccaAGGTACTGCGGGAGAAGCAGCTCCAGGAGCGGAGGAGGCGGCTGGAGGAGCAGCGGCTTAAAGCTGAGCAACGCCGTGCAGCCCTGGAGGAGCGGCAGCGGCAGAAGCTTGAGAAAAACAAG GAGCGCTATGAAGCAGCCATCCAGCGGTCAGTGAAGAAGACATGGGCTGAAATCCGGCAGCAGCGCTGGTCCTGGGCAGGGGCCCTGCACCATAGCTCCCCAGGACACAAGACCA GTGGGAGCAGGTGCTCCGTGTCGGCAGTAAACCTGCCCAAACACGTGGACTCTATAATCAACAAGCGGCTCTCAAAGTCCTCTGCCACGCTCTGGAACTCCCCCAGTAGAA ATCGAAGCCTGCAGCTGAGCGCATGGGAGAGCAGCATCGTGGATCGTCTGATGACGCCCACCCTCTCCTTCCTGGCTCGGAGTCGTAGCGCGGTCACACTGCCCCGAAACGGCCGTGACCAGGGTAGGGGCGGCGACTCTGGGAGAGCCCTCACGCCGGGCCGGGCAAGGGCGAGCCTGACGCCCCGGCCACAGCCCGACCGCACTCATCCCTCCCCAGCCGTGCCAGTGTGCCCGCGCTCGGCCTCTGCAAGCCCCCTGACGCCGCCGTGCAGCGCCCCGCGAAGTGCGCACCGCTGCGCCCCCGTCGGGGAGCGCCGCAAGCCCAGCGCTGGGGGCAGCCCCGCTCCGGTCCGCCGGCGGCCAGAGGCCTCACCC GtgcagaaaaaggagaaaaaggataaGGAGCGGGAAAATGAGAAGGAGAAGAGCGCCCTAGCCCGGGAGCGCAGCCTCAAGAAGCGCCAGTCGCTGCCCGCCACCCCGCGCCCTCGCCTTTCCTCCAGCGCTGCCTCTGAGCTCAG CCCCAAATCCAAGGCCCGGCCATCCTCTCCCTCCACTTCCTGGCATAGGCCTGCCTCCCCCTGCCCCAGTCCAGGGCCAGGCCATGCTCTGCCTCCAAAACCACCATCCCCTCGAGGAACCACAGCAGCACACAAGGGTCGGGTTCGCAGGAAGGATGAAGCAAAGGAGAGTGTGAGTGTGGCAGGGCCTGAGGACAAGAACCACAGCAAGAGCAAGGCCAGCAATGAGAAGGAGCCCACAGCCCCAGTTTCACCAGCACCCTCGCCTGTGCCCtcacccaccccagccctgccccagaagGAGCAGCCCACAGCAGACAGCCCTGCAG ATATTGCTCTCTTGACCTCACCCCCAGCCCCTGCTCCCCCGGTGACCCCTAGCAAACCAATGGCCGGCACCACAGACCGGGAGGAAGCTACTCGGCTCCTAGCTGAGAAGCGGCGCCAGGCCCGGGAGCAGCGGGAGCGCGAGGAACAGGAGCGGAGGCTACAGGCCGAAAGGGACAA GCGAATGCGAGAGGAGCAGCTGgctcgggaggcagaggcccgGGCGgagcgggaggctgaggcccggAGGCGGGAGGAGCAGGAGACGCGAGAGAAGGCGCAGGCCGAGCAGGAGCAGCAGGAGCGGATGCAGAAGCAG AAAGAGGAGGCTGAAGCTCGGTCGCGGGAAGAAGCGGAGCGGCAGCGCCTGGAGCGGGAAAAGCACTTTCAGCGAGAGGAACAGGAGCGGCAAGAGCGCAAAAAG CGTCTGGAGGAGATAATGAAGAGGACTCGGAAGTCAGAAGCTGCTGAAACCAAG CAGAAGCAGGATAGAAAGGAGGCCACTGCCAACAGTTTCACCCCAG ACCCTGCCAAAGTAGTAGAAGCACGGCCCTCAGGACTGCAGAAGGAAGCTGTGCAGAAAGAGGAGCCAGCCCTCCAGGAGCCCCAGTGGAG CCTGCCTAGCAAGGAGCTGCCAGGGCCTCTGGTGAATGGCCTGCAGCCTCTCCCTGCACACCAGGAGAATGGCTTTTCCTCCAAGGGACCCTCTGGGGACAAGAGTCTGGGCAGAGCACCAGAGGCACTCCTGCCCTTTGCAGAGGcagaagccttcctcaagaaagctGTGGTACAGCCCCCACAGGTCACAG AAGTCCTTTAA